In one Streptomyces sp. NBC_00708 genomic region, the following are encoded:
- a CDS encoding NAD(P)-binding domain-containing protein, translated as MTTVAVLGTGIVGITLATGFARAGHTVLAGSGHPDRPQEALTGTGVRVVAHADAAGAADVVFNATPGEVAAQFLGGLAAALRGRVLADVSNAAVRGPDGFPTGPLDPNTSVAEEIQRALPDTRVVKTLNTMDQRVMTDPSVLPTPPTAFLAGDDPTAKAAVSALLHDVGWHNDWLLDLGPLTAARALESSYVMLGPIIQRYGFAPFSLAIAH; from the coding sequence ATGACCACGGTCGCCGTCCTCGGCACCGGCATCGTCGGCATCACCCTCGCCACCGGCTTCGCCCGCGCCGGCCACACCGTGCTGGCCGGCTCGGGCCACCCGGACCGCCCGCAGGAGGCCCTGACCGGCACCGGCGTCCGCGTGGTCGCCCACGCGGACGCCGCAGGGGCGGCGGACGTCGTCTTCAACGCGACCCCGGGCGAGGTGGCCGCGCAGTTCCTGGGCGGCCTCGCAGCCGCCCTGCGCGGCCGGGTCCTGGCCGATGTCTCCAACGCGGCGGTACGCGGCCCGGACGGCTTCCCGACAGGCCCGCTGGACCCGAACACCAGCGTGGCCGAGGAGATCCAGCGCGCCCTGCCGGACACCCGCGTGGTCAAGACCCTCAACACGATGGACCAGCGCGTCATGACGGACCCGTCCGTCCTCCCGACCCCGCCCACCGCCTTCCTCGCCGGCGACGACCCGACCGCCAAGGCCGCCGTCTCCGCCCTCCTGCACGACGTGGGCTGGCACAACGACTGGCTCCTGGACCTGGGCCCCCTGACGGCGGCCCGCGCCCTGGAATCCAGCTACGTGATGCTGGGCCCGATCATCCAGCGCTACGGCTTCGCCCCGTTCAGCCTGGCGATCGCCCACTGA
- a CDS encoding nuclear transport factor 2 family protein, with protein sequence MASEEHGFTLPGADLPAPDADLRARREAVVAAHTIAETVWDIPGVMATFPRGAVYRVQAFEESPFVGEDAIRKGYFDGMQEAFPNLEHELHHVHHTPTAVILEAQARGKQEADWRDIPNKGKSIDAPVAVFFHFDGDVLIDETLYFDIDTFKRQLG encoded by the coding sequence ATGGCCAGCGAAGAGCACGGATTCACTCTCCCCGGCGCGGATCTCCCGGCGCCCGACGCCGACCTGCGTGCCCGGCGCGAGGCGGTCGTGGCCGCCCACACCATCGCCGAGACGGTCTGGGACATCCCGGGTGTGATGGCCACCTTCCCGCGTGGCGCGGTCTACCGCGTCCAGGCGTTCGAGGAGAGCCCGTTCGTCGGCGAGGACGCCATCCGCAAGGGCTACTTCGACGGCATGCAGGAGGCGTTCCCGAACCTGGAGCACGAGCTGCACCACGTGCACCACACGCCGACCGCGGTGATCCTGGAGGCCCAGGCGCGCGGCAAGCAGGAAGCCGACTGGCGCGACATACCCAACAAGGGCAAGTCGATCGACGCGCCCGTGGCGGTCTTCTTCCACTTCGACGGCGACGTGCTGATCGACGAGACGCTCTACTTCGACATCGACACCTTCAAGCGCCAGCTCGGCTGA
- a CDS encoding thermostable hemolysin has translation MRITLSQRGEPDWQIASELAHQVFAKQYRASVRPDPDGFLAFFDEAEDGTEQALACAGLSFPEGDTPLLLERYLDAPVEEVLSAEAGVQVKRSQVMQIGNVASVRASAGGEIIRAIPLIMACLGRPYAVMTMTGRLAQLMERLGCVFHPLTDASRERLSAEEADQWGSYYDTRPVVGWAEAAEQSTLLLAAIGRYCFESVDMRFVANRPEQKVLTRAA, from the coding sequence ATGAGAATCACACTGTCCCAGCGCGGTGAACCGGACTGGCAGATCGCCTCCGAGCTCGCCCACCAGGTCTTCGCCAAGCAGTACCGGGCCAGCGTCCGGCCCGACCCCGACGGGTTCCTGGCGTTCTTCGACGAAGCGGAGGACGGCACCGAACAGGCCCTGGCCTGCGCGGGACTTTCCTTCCCCGAGGGGGACACCCCCCTCCTGCTCGAACGCTATCTCGACGCGCCCGTCGAAGAGGTCCTCAGCGCCGAGGCCGGCGTCCAGGTCAAGCGCTCGCAGGTCATGCAGATCGGCAACGTCGCCTCCGTACGGGCGAGCGCCGGCGGCGAGATCATCAGGGCCATCCCCCTGATCATGGCCTGCCTCGGCCGCCCGTACGCGGTGATGACGATGACCGGCCGGCTCGCCCAGCTGATGGAACGCCTCGGCTGCGTCTTCCACCCGCTCACCGACGCCTCCCGCGAACGCCTCAGCGCCGAGGAGGCCGACCAGTGGGGCTCGTACTACGACACCCGGCCGGTCGTCGGCTGGGCCGAGGCCGCCGAGCAGAGCACCCTGCTGCTCGCCGCGATCGGCCGCTACTGCTTCGAATCGGTCGACATGCGGTTCGTCGCGAACCGCCCCGAGCAGAAGGTGCTGACCCGTGCTGCCTGA
- a CDS encoding sugar phosphate isomerase/epimerase — protein MQGFTVLNPDELGQDPAVGMDLALALGVRHLEIRTAYGSNALVLEDGQVRRVRQLADERGLRVAALASPLWKWCRPEATPGRVDSFGFPTRVPIEDRERWVDRALTVAGLLGTDRVRVFSHLSVGEQTETFRDDPLLPYALKAAERAGVRLLLENEPVCTITGPAALLDVLQAHPGLGLWLDLGNLFEVGHGTAEAVEALAPYAEYVHIKDYRPRDDGKKDFVAAGTGAVPYGELLPALHRARPGLPYALETHVRATPGEALTLGAAFLRATVPGGLA, from the coding sequence GTGCAGGGATTCACCGTGCTCAACCCCGACGAGCTGGGCCAGGACCCCGCAGTCGGCATGGACCTGGCCCTGGCCCTCGGCGTGCGTCACCTGGAGATCCGCACCGCTTACGGCTCGAACGCGCTCGTGCTGGAAGACGGGCAGGTCCGCCGCGTACGGCAGTTGGCCGACGAGCGGGGGCTACGGGTGGCGGCGCTGGCGTCGCCGCTGTGGAAGTGGTGCCGCCCCGAAGCCACCCCGGGCCGCGTCGACAGCTTCGGCTTCCCGACTCGGGTCCCCATTGAGGACCGGGAGCGGTGGGTGGACCGGGCGCTCACCGTCGCCGGGCTTCTCGGCACGGACCGGGTCCGCGTCTTCTCCCACCTGTCCGTGGGCGAGCAGACGGAGACTTTCCGCGACGATCCGCTGCTGCCGTACGCCCTCAAGGCGGCCGAGCGAGCCGGGGTCCGGCTGCTGCTGGAGAACGAGCCGGTGTGCACGATTACCGGGCCGGCCGCCCTTCTCGATGTCCTCCAGGCGCATCCCGGGCTGGGGCTGTGGCTCGACCTGGGGAACCTGTTCGAGGTCGGCCACGGCACCGCCGAGGCGGTGGAAGCGCTCGCCCCGTACGCCGAGTACGTCCACATCAAGGACTACCGGCCCCGCGACGACGGCAAGAAGGACTTCGTCGCGGCGGGCACCGGTGCCGTGCCGTACGGGGAGCTGCTGCCTGCCCTGCACCGGGCGCGGCCGGGGCTTCCGTACGCCCTGGAGACCCACGTGCGCGCCACGCCCGGTGAGGCGCTGACGCTCGGCGCCGCGTTCCTGCGCGCGACGGTCCCGGGCGGCCTGGCGTGA
- a CDS encoding DHA2 family efflux MFS transporter permease subunit translates to MSTANPPTPATGKQGVVFWAILTTSVASFMAGLDNLVIITALPTISEKLGGSLSDLEWTVNAYTLSFAVLMMFGAALGDRFGRRKVFSLGLLLFTGASAAAALAPGVNELIAARAVQGAGAAIIMPLSVTLLTAAVPAEKRGAALGIWGAVNGLSIAAGPLVGGAIVEHISWQWIFWLNVPIGLALAPLSWAKLKESRIANSRLDAIGTVLASAGLFGIVLGLIKGHEKGWTSTFTLSALIGGAVVMVGFVVWENHTEHPMVPMRLFRIRAFTAINLAGTLMSVGMFGAIFLMTQFLQNIQGYTAMEAGVRLLAWTAMPMVVAPIAGMVSDRIGGKPVVTLGLALMTAGMVWWAFVLDPGVSYVAQLPSLMICGAGMAMFYAPLMNLTMGSVAEHEQGIASGVTAATREVGAALGVALLASIFSANGGYASPQNFVDGLVPAMWVGAVAVALATFSMLIAPGRRAAQTAVAAKAAPVAATPEPAPEPEPATQSR, encoded by the coding sequence ATGAGCACCGCTAACCCCCCAACTCCGGCCACAGGGAAGCAGGGGGTGGTCTTCTGGGCCATCCTCACGACCAGCGTCGCTTCCTTCATGGCGGGCCTGGACAACCTGGTCATCATCACCGCGCTGCCCACCATCAGCGAGAAGCTGGGCGGCAGCCTCAGTGACCTCGAGTGGACGGTCAACGCGTACACGCTGTCCTTCGCCGTCCTCATGATGTTCGGCGCCGCGCTCGGCGACCGCTTCGGCCGGCGCAAGGTCTTCTCGCTCGGCCTGCTGCTCTTCACCGGCGCCTCCGCGGCCGCCGCGCTCGCCCCGGGCGTCAACGAGCTGATCGCCGCCCGCGCCGTCCAGGGCGCCGGCGCGGCCATCATCATGCCGCTGTCCGTGACGCTGCTGACGGCCGCCGTCCCCGCCGAGAAGCGCGGTGCCGCGCTCGGCATCTGGGGCGCGGTCAACGGCCTGTCGATCGCGGCGGGCCCGCTCGTCGGCGGCGCCATCGTCGAGCACATCTCCTGGCAGTGGATCTTCTGGCTCAACGTCCCCATCGGCCTGGCCCTGGCCCCGCTGTCCTGGGCCAAGCTCAAGGAGAGCCGCATCGCGAACTCCCGGCTCGACGCGATCGGCACGGTCCTGGCGAGCGCCGGCCTGTTCGGCATCGTCCTCGGCCTGATCAAGGGCCACGAGAAGGGCTGGACCTCCACGTTCACCCTGTCCGCGCTGATCGGCGGCGCGGTGGTCATGGTCGGGTTCGTGGTGTGGGAGAACCACACCGAGCACCCCATGGTCCCGATGCGCCTGTTCCGCATCAGGGCCTTCACCGCGATCAACCTGGCCGGCACGCTGATGTCGGTCGGCATGTTCGGCGCGATCTTCCTGATGACCCAGTTCCTGCAGAACATCCAGGGCTACACGGCGATGGAGGCCGGCGTACGGCTGCTCGCCTGGACCGCGATGCCGATGGTCGTGGCGCCCATCGCGGGCATGGTCTCCGACCGTATCGGCGGCAAACCGGTGGTCACCCTCGGCCTCGCCCTGATGACGGCGGGCATGGTCTGGTGGGCGTTCGTCCTGGATCCCGGCGTCAGTTACGTCGCCCAGCTGCCGTCCCTGATGATCTGCGGCGCGGGCATGGCCATGTTCTACGCCCCGCTGATGAACCTGACCATGGGTTCGGTGGCCGAGCACGAGCAGGGCATCGCCTCCGGTGTCACCGCGGCCACCCGTGAGGTCGGCGCCGCGCTCGGTGTCGCCCTGCTGGCGTCCATCTTCAGCGCCAACGGCGGTTACGCCTCCCCGCAGAACTTCGTCGACGGCCTGGTGCCGGCGATGTGGGTCGGCGCGGTGGCCGTCGCCCTGGCCACGTTCTCGATGCTCATCGCCCCCGGCCGCCGTGCGGCGCAGACCGCGGTGGCGGCGAAGGCGGCGCCCGTGGCCGCCACCCCGGAGCCGGCCCCGGAACCGGAACCGGCGACGCAGTCCCGCTGA
- a CDS encoding MFS transporter, whose protein sequence is MNTDPTAPGTSLSKDTSDSAPPDPRRWRLLAFVGLAQFMVLLDTTVVNLALPAIQADLGASATGVEWILTGYILCFGGLMLLGGRTADRWGRRRTFLLGAALFTGASLWCGVAGGTGVLIAARAVQGCGAAFLSPAAMSLVTTIFPKGKERTTALAVWAALAGLGGTLGVVVGGLITDSLSWRWIFYINIPFGVVAVAGVVLLSRGRAESRSATASRPDVLGAVTVTGGLAALVYAIVNIQEHGWGSAAYVVVPAVASVALLAGFVLVELRAPDPLMPMRLFTTRSLVTASVGRVLTSAVQAAVLFLASYYLQRTLGYSTLKAGFAFLPLGVIAIAVTAPATRVMHRSGPRPVYLAGGVGSVLGLVLLTRAPEHGSYLLDLLPALLLLGAAMQCCTIPVNVHGVSDVPQEQQGIASGVLTAAFQVGASLGVATIATSAMTRTTGELAHGTAPAAAWLDGLHLGFWIAAGIAVLNLLNAFVGLPGRRRAPAGARQQAA, encoded by the coding sequence ATGAACACCGACCCCACCGCACCCGGCACCAGCCTGTCGAAGGACACCTCCGACAGCGCGCCGCCGGACCCCCGCCGCTGGCGCCTGCTCGCCTTCGTCGGACTCGCACAGTTCATGGTCCTCCTGGACACGACGGTGGTGAACCTCGCCCTGCCCGCCATCCAGGCGGACCTCGGGGCGAGCGCCACCGGCGTCGAGTGGATCCTCACCGGATACATCCTCTGCTTCGGCGGACTGATGCTCCTCGGCGGCCGCACCGCCGACCGCTGGGGCCGCCGGCGTACGTTCCTGCTGGGCGCCGCCCTGTTCACGGGCGCCTCCCTGTGGTGCGGCGTCGCCGGCGGTACGGGCGTGCTCATCGCCGCCCGCGCCGTCCAGGGCTGCGGCGCGGCCTTCCTCTCGCCCGCCGCGATGTCCCTGGTCACGACCATCTTCCCGAAGGGCAAGGAGCGCACCACCGCCCTCGCGGTGTGGGCGGCGCTCGCCGGACTCGGCGGCACGCTCGGCGTCGTCGTCGGCGGCCTGATCACCGACAGCCTCAGCTGGCGCTGGATCTTCTACATCAACATCCCGTTCGGCGTGGTCGCCGTCGCCGGTGTCGTCCTGCTCTCCCGGGGCCGCGCCGAGAGCCGGTCGGCCACCGCCTCGCGCCCCGACGTGCTGGGCGCCGTCACCGTCACCGGGGGCCTGGCCGCCCTCGTGTACGCCATCGTCAACATCCAGGAGCACGGCTGGGGCTCGGCGGCGTACGTCGTGGTGCCCGCGGTGGCCTCCGTCGCCCTGCTCGCCGGGTTCGTCCTGGTCGAACTGCGCGCCCCCGACCCGCTGATGCCGATGCGGCTGTTCACCACCCGCTCCCTGGTCACCGCGTCCGTCGGCCGCGTCCTGACCAGCGCCGTGCAGGCCGCCGTGCTCTTCCTGGCCAGCTACTACCTCCAGCGCACCCTGGGCTACTCGACCCTGAAGGCCGGGTTCGCCTTCCTGCCGCTCGGGGTCATCGCCATCGCGGTCACCGCACCGGCCACCCGCGTCATGCACCGCTCCGGACCGCGCCCCGTGTACCTCGCGGGCGGCGTGGGCTCCGTACTCGGCCTGGTCCTGCTCACCCGGGCCCCCGAGCACGGAAGCTATCTGCTCGACCTGCTTCCGGCGCTGCTCCTGCTGGGCGCCGCGATGCAGTGCTGCACCATTCCCGTCAACGTCCACGGCGTGTCCGACGTACCGCAGGAGCAGCAGGGCATCGCGTCCGGCGTGCTCACCGCCGCCTTCCAGGTCGGCGCGTCGCTCGGCGTCGCCACCATCGCCACCAGCGCCATGACCCGGACCACCGGCGAACTCGCCCACGGCACCGCCCCGGCCGCCGCCTGGCTCGACGGACTGCACCTGGGCTTCTGGATCGCGGCCGGCATCGCCGTACTGAACCTCCTCAACGCCTTCGTCGGCCTGCCCGGCCGGCGGCGCGCCCCGGCCGGGGCGCGGCAGCAGGCAGCCTGA
- a CDS encoding dTDP-4-dehydrorhamnose 3,5-epimerase: MAIEEMKVRDAFRITPSQLSDNRGLFFEAWRLSELTDATGQTFSVGQVNYSVSKRNTLRGIHGTTLPPGQAKLVTCVRGAALDVVVDLRVGSPTFGMFDTTLQEAGSGIGVYLADGLGHAFLALTDDTCMNYLCTEEYVPGTMVDIQALDPALGIPWNTTEPLIRSEKDAAAPTLSEAVAQGLLPTYEQARASYVPAGKARA; encoded by the coding sequence ATGGCTATCGAGGAGATGAAGGTCCGCGACGCCTTCCGCATCACGCCGTCGCAGCTGTCGGACAACCGTGGCCTCTTCTTCGAGGCGTGGCGGCTCAGCGAGCTGACCGACGCCACGGGCCAGACGTTCTCGGTGGGGCAGGTCAACTACTCGGTCTCCAAGCGGAACACGCTGCGCGGCATCCACGGCACGACCCTGCCCCCGGGGCAGGCGAAGCTCGTGACGTGCGTGCGCGGCGCCGCGCTGGACGTCGTGGTCGACCTGCGGGTCGGCTCGCCGACGTTCGGCATGTTCGACACGACGCTCCAGGAGGCGGGCTCGGGCATCGGCGTCTACCTCGCCGACGGCCTGGGCCACGCCTTCCTGGCGCTCACCGACGACACGTGCATGAACTACCTGTGCACCGAGGAGTACGTGCCCGGCACGATGGTCGACATCCAGGCGCTCGACCCCGCGCTGGGCATCCCGTGGAACACCACGGAACCCCTCATCAGATCCGAGAAGGACGCGGCGGCCCCCACCCTCTCGGAGGCCGTCGCGCAGGGCCTGCTGCCCACCTACGAGCAGGCCCGCGCCTCGTACGTCCCGGCAGGGAAGGCCCGCGCATGA
- a CDS encoding cupin domain-containing protein: protein MASPGDVLRLGDDRLTFLTTAAQSGGAYVEVAVDYAPAVIKPPAHYHPKQTERMQVQSGRLNLLLDGELQEYEAGDEFHIPPGAVHSLWNPGPEHTRIVWRTTPAYRTETVFETLWGLTNEGRLRPDGTPRLQMPLLALGFRDEYRVVTGRPFLVDMALCAALAPVSLACGYRSSYRPEQHPEDHLGDHLAGRQGAHQSV, encoded by the coding sequence ATGGCCAGCCCGGGAGACGTACTGCGCCTCGGCGACGACCGGCTCACCTTCCTGACCACCGCGGCCCAGTCGGGCGGCGCGTACGTCGAGGTGGCGGTGGACTACGCACCGGCCGTCATCAAGCCGCCCGCCCACTACCACCCCAAGCAGACCGAACGGATGCAGGTGCAGAGCGGCCGGCTGAACCTGCTGCTCGACGGCGAACTCCAGGAGTACGAGGCCGGCGACGAGTTCCACATCCCGCCGGGGGCCGTCCACTCGCTGTGGAACCCGGGCCCCGAGCACACCCGGATCGTCTGGCGCACCACCCCCGCCTACCGCACCGAGACCGTGTTCGAGACGCTGTGGGGCCTGACCAACGAGGGCCGGCTGCGACCCGACGGCACCCCCCGCCTCCAGATGCCGTTGCTGGCCCTGGGCTTCCGCGACGAGTACCGGGTGGTGACCGGGCGTCCGTTCCTGGTCGACATGGCCCTGTGCGCGGCGCTCGCCCCCGTATCGCTGGCCTGCGGTTACCGCTCCTCGTACCGCCCGGAGCAGCACCCCGAGGACCACCTGGGGGACCACCTGGCCGGCCGTCAGGGGGCACACCAGTCCGTCTGA
- a CDS encoding Gfo/Idh/MocA family oxidoreductase, whose amino-acid sequence MRRVLLIGCGEVGAKHADALTHAEGLDLVAVADPSPVAKPPSGVPLVPGWETALKEYAPDVVVVATPPGSALVAARAAARIGAVVLVEKPAAITPADLEPAEEDRRIFVAFQPHFAPGLAWLLNQSPTARRAAVRLVCRRDRGYYRDWRTRYATAGGILHQQAIHGLALALRLLPPGPVRSSTAEVHRVRQWGESEDRVTATVLFESGAVLTVDARVDSDEPRRHDVTLHLDLGKELHVRGRNLEAGLGRPQSAPDDLALRLAMYRALPAGDTGPLHPCLFPLPELRRTLEVIDHAYRTARTVPAARTAS is encoded by the coding sequence GTGAGGCGGGTGCTGCTCATCGGCTGCGGCGAGGTCGGCGCCAAGCACGCCGATGCCCTCACCCACGCCGAAGGGCTGGACCTGGTGGCGGTCGCCGACCCCTCGCCGGTCGCCAAGCCTCCCTCCGGTGTTCCGCTGGTCCCCGGCTGGGAGACGGCGTTGAAGGAGTACGCCCCCGATGTGGTCGTGGTGGCCACCCCGCCGGGCTCTGCCCTGGTGGCCGCCCGCGCGGCCGCCCGAATTGGGGCGGTCGTCCTGGTGGAGAAACCCGCCGCGATCACCCCGGCCGACCTTGAGCCGGCCGAAGAGGACCGCCGGATCTTCGTCGCCTTCCAGCCGCACTTCGCCCCCGGCCTGGCCTGGCTCCTCAACCAGTCCCCGACGGCCCGCCGGGCCGCGGTGCGCCTGGTGTGCCGCCGGGACCGCGGCTACTACCGGGACTGGCGCACCCGGTACGCGACCGCGGGCGGCATCCTGCACCAGCAGGCCATCCACGGCCTGGCGCTCGCGCTGCGTCTCCTGCCGCCGGGGCCCGTCCGGTCCTCCACGGCCGAGGTGCACCGCGTGCGGCAGTGGGGGGAGTCCGAGGACCGCGTCACCGCCACGGTCCTCTTCGAGAGCGGGGCCGTGCTGACGGTGGACGCCCGGGTCGACAGCGACGAGCCCCGACGCCACGACGTGACCCTCCACCTCGACCTCGGCAAGGAGCTGCACGTACGCGGCCGGAACCTCGAAGCCGGGCTTGGCCGCCCGCAGTCCGCCCCCGACGACCTGGCGCTGCGCCTGGCCATGTACCGCGCCCTGCCCGCCGGTGACACCGGCCCGCTCCACCCCTGCCTCTTCCCGTTGCCCGAGCTCCGCCGCACCCTGGAGGTCATCGACCATGCCTACCGCACCGCGCGCACCGTTCCTGCGGCTCGTACTGCCTCATGA
- a CDS encoding AMP-binding protein, which translates to MLPDTERTSLTAGLLRQADSDAVMLRVLLPDDAPAGSAPAEWTYRQIIGASLRLAGRLGQWAAEHGRPARVGLLAENSPEWVVADLASLFAGAVEIPVPTAFAAEQAASLLESADLCLVDDAGTRALARWTDTSPVKVLAGGCEVRPVDLPALLAEPFRTADLRTPSREEGVIKVIHTSGTTSAPKGVQIRRHGLDALLTSLRARTGTALFERYLSIVPLSLLIEQVAGLYMPFLAGGSVSFLPPGTALVGTAADAGPRMLALLRQARPTALVVPPTVAGLFLALCEEAPGESVAERHLRIFGHEGPVFIACGGAPVPAEILQRLDAFGLTVHEGYGLSENSSVVSWNFPGEVRFGTVGRPLDHVQVELAEDGELLIRSTSLFAGYTREDPSSVVVDEQGRLHTGDLAEIDEDGYLRITGRKKSLIITAGGRNVSPEWVEARYRELGFVRESAIVADALEEVHGLFVIEAGLDPGTARERIDAFGRERLSAIERAAVVHLMTEDDPDYARCFTVTGRPRRDVIRDHVTTGRPPAAPTPHEEKV; encoded by the coding sequence GTGCTGCCTGACACCGAGCGCACCAGCCTGACCGCCGGACTCCTGCGGCAGGCCGACAGCGACGCCGTGATGCTGCGGGTCCTGCTCCCCGACGACGCCCCCGCCGGCAGCGCCCCCGCCGAGTGGACGTACCGCCAGATCATCGGCGCCTCCCTGCGCCTCGCCGGCCGCCTGGGGCAGTGGGCCGCCGAACACGGCCGCCCCGCCCGGGTCGGGCTGCTCGCGGAGAACTCGCCCGAGTGGGTCGTCGCCGACCTCGCCTCCCTGTTCGCCGGGGCCGTCGAGATCCCCGTCCCCACCGCCTTCGCCGCCGAACAGGCCGCCTCCCTCCTGGAGTCCGCCGACCTCTGCCTCGTCGACGACGCCGGCACCCGCGCCCTCGCCCGCTGGACCGACACCTCCCCCGTGAAGGTGCTGGCCGGCGGCTGCGAGGTGCGCCCCGTCGACCTGCCCGCGCTGCTCGCCGAGCCGTTCCGGACCGCCGACCTGCGCACCCCCTCCCGCGAGGAGGGGGTCATCAAGGTCATCCACACCTCCGGCACCACCTCCGCGCCCAAGGGCGTGCAGATCCGCCGGCACGGCCTGGACGCCCTGCTCACCTCGCTGCGCGCCCGCACCGGCACCGCGCTGTTCGAGCGCTACCTCTCCATCGTCCCGCTCAGCCTCCTCATCGAGCAGGTCGCCGGCCTCTACATGCCGTTCCTCGCGGGCGGCTCGGTCTCCTTCCTGCCGCCCGGCACCGCCCTGGTGGGCACCGCCGCCGACGCCGGACCCCGGATGCTCGCGCTGCTGCGCCAGGCCCGGCCCACCGCGCTCGTCGTCCCGCCCACCGTCGCCGGACTGTTCCTCGCCCTGTGCGAGGAGGCGCCCGGGGAGAGCGTCGCCGAGCGGCACCTGCGGATCTTCGGCCACGAGGGCCCGGTGTTCATCGCCTGCGGCGGCGCGCCCGTCCCCGCCGAGATCCTCCAGCGCCTGGACGCCTTCGGACTCACCGTCCACGAGGGCTACGGGCTCAGCGAGAACTCCTCCGTCGTCTCCTGGAACTTCCCCGGCGAGGTCAGGTTCGGCACCGTCGGCCGCCCGCTGGACCACGTCCAGGTCGAGCTGGCCGAGGACGGCGAACTGCTCATCCGCAGCACCTCGCTGTTCGCCGGCTACACCCGCGAGGACCCCTCCAGCGTCGTCGTGGACGAACAGGGCAGGCTGCACACCGGCGACCTCGCCGAGATCGACGAGGACGGCTACCTCCGGATCACCGGCCGCAAGAAGAGCCTCATCATCACCGCCGGCGGGCGCAACGTGTCCCCGGAATGGGTCGAGGCCCGCTACCGCGAACTCGGCTTCGTCCGCGAGTCCGCGATCGTCGCCGACGCCCTGGAAGAGGTCCACGGCCTGTTCGTCATCGAGGCCGGCCTCGACCCCGGCACCGCCCGCGAACGCATCGACGCCTTCGGCCGGGAACGGCTCTCCGCCATCGAACGCGCCGCCGTCGTCCACCTCATGACCGAGGACGACCCCGACTACGCACGCTGCTTCACCGTCACCGGCCGCCCGCGCCGCGACGTCATCCGTGACCACGTAACCACCGGCCGCCCGCCGGCCGCACCGACGCCCCACGAGGAGAAGGTATGA
- a CDS encoding TauD/TfdA family dioxygenase: MSTTVKTTPYGTGSGLLVEPVAGGSLADVDRKELLDLLAEAGFLLLRGFGSDMTSFTALVQNTSVSTTLDPARDFYSEVAQKVDAGFDEVGLHTENGNSPFRSHLAWFFCEKAASSGSQTTVCDGYRVWDALSPAAREAFAAQDIVYSRYVAEPQWRAMAHHLLGGTKPAEEIEVSELLALTEQLAGTTITPEADGGIRYAFRTPAADSTVFGSRPSFANSILGPSFNYEKPRITFADGTEFSPELLAEIETVTALVTENLDWQHGDAAVIDNTRVMHGRRAITDPDRTIYNALSYIEAQAA, from the coding sequence ATGAGCACCACCGTGAAGACCACCCCCTACGGCACCGGCAGCGGCCTGCTGGTCGAACCGGTCGCCGGCGGCTCGCTGGCCGACGTCGACCGCAAGGAGCTCCTCGACCTGCTGGCCGAGGCGGGCTTCCTGCTGCTGCGCGGCTTCGGGTCGGACATGACGTCGTTCACCGCGCTCGTCCAGAACACCTCCGTCTCCACCACCCTCGACCCGGCCCGCGACTTCTACTCCGAGGTCGCCCAGAAGGTCGACGCCGGCTTCGACGAGGTCGGGCTGCACACCGAGAACGGCAACAGCCCCTTCCGCTCCCACCTCGCCTGGTTCTTCTGCGAGAAGGCCGCCTCCTCCGGCTCCCAGACCACCGTCTGCGACGGCTACCGCGTCTGGGACGCCCTGTCCCCGGCCGCCCGCGAGGCGTTCGCCGCGCAGGACATCGTCTACAGCCGCTACGTCGCCGAGCCGCAGTGGCGCGCGATGGCCCACCACCTGCTCGGCGGCACCAAGCCCGCCGAGGAGATCGAGGTCTCCGAACTGCTCGCCCTCACCGAGCAGCTGGCCGGCACCACGATCACCCCGGAGGCGGACGGCGGCATCCGCTACGCCTTCCGTACCCCGGCGGCCGACTCCACCGTGTTCGGCTCGCGCCCGTCCTTCGCGAACAGCATCCTGGGCCCGTCCTTCAACTACGAGAAGCCGCGGATCACCTTCGCCGACGGCACCGAGTTCTCCCCCGAACTCCTCGCCGAGATCGAGACGGTCACCGCCCTGGTCACCGAGAACCTCGACTGGCAGCACGGCGACGCGGCCGTCATCGACAACACCCGCGTCATGCACGGCCGCCGGGCCATCACCGACCCGGACCGCACCATCTACAACGCCCTGAGCTACATCGAGGCACAGGCCGCCTGA